Within the Gammaproteobacteria bacterium genome, the region TGATATTCGTCTGGAAGTCGATGGCGGTATCAAGATCAATAATATTGCAGAAGTTGCGGCCGCCGGTGCCGATACCTTCGTGGCAGGATCCGCAATTTTTAATACGGATGATTATGCCGCGACCATTCAGGCCATGCGCGCCGAATTAGCAAAGACAGGGTAGAAAATTTTCGATATCACCAGACATGTAATGCATAGTCTGTTATCTACTTTTATCAACTGTCTTTAAAGCGATAGAATTCTTTTATGATCTTGATGATCGACAATTACGATTCATTCACCTACAACCTGGTGCAGTACCTGGAGGAGTTAGCGGTTCAGCTTGGTCTCGCTACCGCTTCGGAATCTGTGGTTAAAGTGGTGCGTAATGACCAATTCAGTTTGTCGGATATCGAGCAGTGGCAACCCGATTACATTGTGCTCTCACCTGGACCCTGCACGCCGAACGAGGCTGGCTTGTGTCTGGATCTGGTAAAAAACTTCGCCAGTAAAATTCCGATGTTCGGGGTGTGTTTGGGCATGCAATGCATGGTGCAGGCATTGGGTGGCAAGATCGTGCATGCAAAGCAGGTGATGCACGGAAAAACCTCTAGCATTGTGCACGACGGCGCAGCCGAGTACTTCCGTATTCCCCAGCCGTTTACCGCAACCCGCTATCATTCATTGGTGGCCGACCTCGATAGCCTACCCAAGAACCTGATCGTTACGTCATGGACTTGTTCAGAGGAAGAAAATTGCCAGGGACAGATTGAGGAATTAATGGGTATTCGCCATCGCGAGTGGCCGCTGGTGGGCGTGCAGTATCACCCCGAGTCGATCTTGACCAGCGAGGGGAAAAATATATTAAAAAACTTTTTGAATTTGTATCGTAGTTGGTGACGATCAGGTTTTTCTTAGTACGATGGTTTCACCCGGGCGTACATTGTGAACCACGATGGTTTTACCACTGACTTCAACCAGACCTTCTTCTTCCAGAATTTTCAGAACCCGGCCTGCCATTTCGCGCGAACAGCCCACCAAGCGACTGAGTTCGGTACGTGAGACCTTGATCTGCATACCGTCAGGATGGGTTAAGGCATCGGGTTGCAGGCACAGGTCCATTAAGGTGTAGGCGATGCGACCGGCCACGTCCACAAAGGCCAGGTTGCCAAGTTTGATATTGGTTTTGTTTAAACGATTCGAGAGTTGATTGGCCAATTCAAACAGTATTTCCGGATGTTCCTTGACCAGTTCACGGAAACGCGGGTAGGTCATTTCGGCCAAAACAACCTTGGTGCGGGTTCGTACCCAGGCGCTGCGTTCTCCGCGGTCTTCAAACAGGCCCATTTCACCGAGAAAATCGCCTTTGTTGAGATAGGAGAGCACGATCTCATTGCCGTCCTTGTCTTCAATGAGAACTTCGACCGAGCCTTCCAGAATATAAAACAAACTGTCAGGCACATCGCCGGCGTGGATAACTACGGCTTTGTTCGGCAACTCGCGTTGCCGGCTTTTATCAATAAAGACCTGAATGAATTCTTGTGGAGATGACATGCTTATTCCGCTTTTAAATAACCTTTATACGCTCAGTGTGACAGACAATAAGTTGTTTGACAGAATTGATTATAGAACAGCTGGTCTCAAGGTAAAGGATTTTTCCTGTCGAGTATTCCAAGCTCGATAAAAATAAGGGATAATCGCGGCCCGATCCGAATTCAATGGAGTTACCTGTGGCCGAAAAACTCAAGCTGCATGGCTTTAATAACCTGACAAAAACGCTCAGTTTCAATATCTACGATATTTGTTACGCCAAAAATGAGAAAAACCGTCAGGAATATATCGAGTACATCGATGAGGTGTACAACGCCGAGCGCTTGACCCAGATTCTGACCGACGTGACCCGCATCATCGGTGCCAATATTCTGAATATCGCGCATCAGGACTATGATCCGCAAGGTGCCAGTGTGACCATTTTAATTTCCGAAGAACCGATGGAGAACGCCTTGGCCATCTCCAATGCGGAAACTCCGGGACCTTTGCCGGAATCGGTGGTCGGGCATCTGGACAAGAGTCATATTACCGTACACACCTATCCTGAAAGTCATCCGGATAACGGCATCAGTACATTTCGCGCTGACATCGATGTCTCGACTTGCGGCGAGATCTCGCCTCTAAAAGCATTGAATTATTTGATCCATGCCCTGGAATCCGACATTGTGATCATGGACTATCGGGTGCGTGGTTTTACTCGTGATGTGAATGGTGATAAACACTACATTGATCACAAAATTGACTCTATCCAGAACTTTATTCCGGAAGACATCATGGAAAAATACCGCATGGTGGATGTCAATGTGTATCAGGAAAACATTTTTCACACAAAAATGCTGCTTAAGGAGCTGGAACTGGATAACTATCTGTTTGGCGAAGGCGTGAGTGCTTTTGATACGGCAGAACAGGATGACATCCGGGAACGCTTACGCACTGAAATGCTGGAGATCTTCTACGGGCGGAACATGCAAAAAGGTTGTGCCAGCGAGATATAGGAGCTTACAAGTTCACATCTTTTGGGCGTCCAGACTGTAGTTGCTTATAGGCATCGTGGAAAGCATATGCACCTGTTCTTCCGGTTCCGAGCTCTTTACTCCACGGAATTCCGGTAGAATTTTTCTTTACAAATCTTTTCAGTTTATTCCACCATTTTTTGCTCTCGTCAGGTGCCGGGATACCGATCTCAGCAAAGTAATTCCCTATCCAGAAAAATCCCGATCTTGCGAGTGAGTTCTCCTCTTCAAACCCATTTTCATAAAATTTAAAAACGAAGGTTTCGGGTGCAGGGGCGCCAAACCAGGGAATCTCGATATTTTCATCATCCAGTCTTTGTTCCCAACCTTTGAACGGGTCTAGCACATGGGTGTCTTTGATATTTGGATCACCAGAAGGAATTCTCAGAATTCCCGAGTTAATTATCCATAAACAATATTCTCCTTCGGTAACCGAGGTTATTGAATGAACAGCCTTCCAGCGAATTTTAGTTTTATTTTGGTCTGCTTTGATAATCCATGCAATCTCATCGTCATTGTTTAGCCATTCGACGATTTGTGGTGCGTCACTTTTGGTGATGTACAGGATTATTTCAGCCATGCGCTAAAGTAACTATTACCGGATCAGATCCAGTAAGACGATCGGGTCATGACCTTCGAGGTCAATTTCATCAAGGCTTTTATTGGACGTGGTAAATCCGCAGCGCCGGCATCTTTGGCCATATCGCCGTGTTCAGCTTCGTCGCTTTGCATCTGTTCGATGATCGCGCGGGTGCGCTGATCGTTCTCGGGTAGTTTGTCCAGATGTTCTTGTAAATGATCCACAACCTGTCTTTCGGTTTCTTCCACAAATCCCAGACTCCACTTATCACCGGCAATCCCGGCCAGGGCGCCGATGGCAAACGAGCCGGCGTACCAAACTGGATTCAGGATACTCGGTTTGGCGCCGAGTTCATCCAGACGGTCTTCACACCAGGCAAGATGATCAATTTCTTCGTCAGCGGCATGCTGCATTTGTTCGCGCACCGAATCCAGTTTGGCGGTAAATGCCTGGCCTTGATACAGGGCTTGAGCAGCCACCTCACCGGAATGATTAACCCGCATCAAGCGGGCCGCCGTGAGTTTCTGCTCATCGGTGATATTGTCCGAATTACTTTCGGGTACAGGTGTCGGTCGTTGGGCCAGTTTTTTGGCGCCAGCCCGGGTTTGCAAGGCTTTATCCAGCTCCAGGATAGCCCGGTCTAAAAGATCGAAATGTCGCATATGTCTATTATACCAGTGTGTAAAGCGTAAACAGTCCGGGTTTCGAGGCGCAATGCACGGGTATTAAGCCGCGAATGAAATGCGAGACGAATGCGGAAAATTTTTTTAAATTTCTGTATAGTCGCGAACCGAAAGCCTCGGCAAACTGTCAGGCCACAAACCCGTTTTTAATCATTTGCTCACTGGAAAACCGTATGCTAAATCTTACTCGTTATTCACTCACTTTATTGATCAGCTTGCTCTCGTTGTCTTCGATCTATCCCGAAGAAAGCACGGATGCCTTGAGCGGTTCCGCGAGTTTGGGGTATTTCTCGTCAAATGGTAATTCCGACAGTACGAATCTGAATGCCGATTTGAAGATGTCGTATTCACTGGGCGGACGTTGGACGCATAAACTCAAAGCCTCGGCCATGAGTGCGAATAATGAAGAGGTCAGCAGTGCCGAACGCTATTTTCTTGCCTATCAAGCAGACTTTGCCATGAATGCCCGTAGTTTTTTATTTGCTCGGGTAGAAGCCGAAAAAGATCGCTTCTCAGCGTATGACCTACGTACCACAGAGTCGGCAGGCTATGGTTACAAACTTTTTGATACCGATACCCGCAAGTGGATAGTGGAGGCGGGTGTGGGTGCCACCCAATTGAAGCCGAGAAACGGTCTGGACGATATAACTTCCGCCATTGCTTTACTCGCCACTGAATATGTCTGGAAGTTGAGTAAAACGGCTGAATTCTCGCAAACCGTGGATTACGAGATCGCCAGCGACAATAAATTCCTTAACTCGGTCACTTCCTTGCGTGCCAGTGTTTGGGAAGACTTTGGTATTCGCGTGTCTTACAACATAAAGAATAATTCCGATGTGCCGGTCGGAGTTGAAAATACCGACACCTTCACATCCATTGGTCTGGATTATTCGTTTTAAGGAATTTTCGGGATGCCGGTAAAAGTTTGCGTACAATAACTACTCAAACACAGCCGAGTCGAAACGGGCCAATGATGAATTATTATCAACACCACGTATTCTTTTGTACTAACCAGCGCGGACCCGAGGCCAGCAGGCCCTGTTGTGCGGCAGCCGGCTCGGACGCGGTGCGTTTATACGCCAAAAAGCGACTCAAAGAACTCGGGCTACATGGTGAAGGCAAGATCCGGATCAACTCGTCGGGCTGTCTGGATCGTTGTGAATTGGGCCCCACTCTGGTGGTGTATCCCGAGGGCATTTGGTACTGCTATCTGGACGAAAGTGATGTGGACGAGATAATTGACTCGCATTTGCTCAAAGGTCAGATCGTCGAACGCTTGCTGCTTCCGGGTGGTGAAGAGAATATATCGTGCCCAGATACGCCAGTTCAGGAACAGGAATAACACAGTAACTTACTGAAAAATATAGAAATGATAGAATTTTCAGGCGAGCCTTGAGAGAATCTGTCTTTCTGCTTATTTGATTGCATTTCATTCAGTTAATCGTTACAATGCGCAGCCGCTTGAAAGTCCGCTTTCGAGCGGTTTTTATTTGATTTTTACCGTCGGACTATAAATCGTACAAACGGCGGAAAAACTGGAGACAAACATGAAAACTTATAACGCGACCGCAGAGACGGTGGAACGTAGTTGGTTCCTGGTTGATGCTGAAGGTCAAACACTGGGTCGCCTGGCGACCGAAGTTGCGCATCGCTTGCGTGGCAAACACAAACCGGTTTATACCCCGCATGTTGATACTGGCGATTACATCGTTATTATTAATGCCGAAAAGATCAAAGTCACCGGCCGTAAATTACAAGACAAGATCTATCATCATCACACCGGTTACATCGGCAACTTGAAATCAGTCAGTCTGGGCAAGTTGTTACAAGAGCATCCGACACGTGCCATCGAAAAAGCGGTGAAAGGCATGTTGCCCAAGAATTCTTTGGGTCGTGCGATGTTCAAGAAAATGAAAGTTTACGCAGGTCCTGAGCACAAGCATGCGGCTCAGCAACCTCAAGAATTGAAACTGTAAGGGGTTTATGAAATGACTACAGAACAATATTATGGAACCGGTCGTCGTAAAACCTCGACAGCACGTGTATTTTTACGCCCCGGCTCAGGCAGCATCGTTGTCAACGGACGTCCGCTGGATACATTTTTCGGTCGTAAAACGGCACGCATGATCGTGCGTCAACCATTAGACGTTGCAGAAATGCATGACAAGTTTGACATCGCAGTCACCGTCAAGGGCGGTGGCACTACAGGTCAAGCGGGCGCTATTCGTCACGGCTTGACTCGTGCACTGATGAATTACGATGAAGAGTTACGCAGTCCATTGCGTAAAGCCGGATTCGTTACCCGTGATGCGCGTAAAGTTGAACGTAAGAAAGTTGGTCTGCGTAAAGCGCGTAGAGCTACCCAGTTCTCGAAACGTTAATACCCAAAACACCGGGATATGCAAAAGCCGCTCATTGAGCGGCTTTTTTTATATTTCCCGGGAAGATCTACTGGTCATATAATCAGTAGTTAAAACTGTTTAACTTCACTATCCGTCGCCATCAGAACCACATCAGCCGCGCGTTGTGCAAATAGGCCAACAGTGACCACACCGGCGATCTGGTTAATACTATTTTCCAGTTCGGGCGGATTCAGGATCTTCATGTCGTGTATATCCAGAATGTCGTTTCCGTTGTCGGTCACAAAGTTTTCTCGCCACACCGGACGTCCACCCAGTTTGACCATTTCTCTGGCCACATAAGATCGCGCCATTGGTATGACTTCGACGGGTAAGGGGAAGGCACCCAGTACGTCAACAAGTTTGCTTTCATCAATAATACAGATGAATTTTCGCGAAGCCGCGGCAACTATTTTTTCGCGGGTCAGCGCGCCACCTCCACCTTTGATCAATTGTCGATGACGTGTGGATTCATCAGCGCCATCCACATACACATCCAGGGTACCGGTCTGGGAGAGTTCGAGAACCGGGATGCCATGTTGTTTGAGGCGTTCGGTGGAAGCGATGGAACTTGAGACCGCCCCTTCATAACGATGTTTGACTCCGGCCAGGGCGTCGATGAAAAAATTCACCGTCGAGCCAGTCCCGACTCCGATCACCCCGTCTGCGGGCAGAAGTTTGATGGCCGCCTCGGCAGCTAGTTGTTTTTTTTGATTTTGATCCATGGATATTGCACTTGGTTAAAATTTAAACAATCGAAGTCCCGGTTTGATATGCGTCAGGACCCCAGGGGCTTTGAAGTGTACAACAAAAAAGGCCCGCCGAAGCGAGCCTTTAAAGTGTTATGAAAAAGTGCTAACACTTTATCCGATTGCCTACTACTTGCGTTTGCGAGTGGTCTTTCTTTTTGCAGCTTTACGACGAGCCGGCTTTTTCTTGGCCTTTTTGCGTGTAGCTTTTTTGCGTGTAGTTTTTTTCTTGGCTTTCTTACGCGTAGCTTTCTTTTTAGCTTTTTTACGAGTGGTTTTTTTCTTAGCCTTCTTGCGTGTAGCTTTCTTTTTAGCTTTCTTGCGCGTAGTTTTTTTCTTAGCCTTCTTGCGAGTGGTTTTTTTCTTGGCTTTTTTACGCGTAGTTTTTTTCTTAGCCTTCTTGCGTGTAGTTTTTTTCTTAGCTTTTTTGCGCGTAGTTTTCTTTTTAGCTTTTTTACGAGTAGTTTTTTTCTTAGCCTTCTTACGTGTTGTCTTTTTCTTGGCTTTCTTACGCGTTGCTTTCTTGCGAGTGGTTTTTTTCTTAGCTTTTTTCTTAGCTACTTTTTTACGAGTAGTTTTTTTCTTAGCTACCTTGCGCTTAGTGGCTGGCTTTTTACGGCGAGCTACCTTCTTCTTGGTAGATTTCTTTCGAGTTTTCTTTCGTGCTGCCATTTTGGTTTTCCTCCAGTTAACGGGTTGTCCGTGGCAAAGTATAACTAATGCATTAAAAAAAGCATAAACACGCAATAAATGCTGTGAAAGACGAGAAGTAACAAATTGTTAAGCGCGCATGCACAGCGCGATCATCAATAAGACTTTATAAAAATTAATTCCTTGTGTTAGAGCCTTGCGTTGTTATATGCAATGTGTCTTTTGAAGCTAAATAGTGCTATGAGTCACTATCTGCCAATTGCATTATGTAATCCCAGTGCTTTTTCTCAACCGGCATGATGGATAAACGATTGCCTTTTTGCAACAGTCTCATACCGCTTAAACAGGTGTGTTCGCGCATTTGTTGCAAGCTTACAACGTGCGGAAATTTGCGCAAAAATTTGACGTCGACCATAAACCAGCGCGGATTGTCTTTTGAACTCTTGGCATCAAAGTATTTACTTTTTTTATTCAATGCTGTGTGATCAGGGTAACTTTCTTTTGCAACCGTCATGGTTCCAACAATGCCCGGAACCTTGCAATTGGAATGATAAAAAAATATTTGATCACCCAGTTTCATATCATCACGCATAAAATTTCTGGCCTGATAATTACGTACACCGTCCCAGGGTTCGGTTTGAGATTTTTTATTTTTTAAATGATCTATTCCAAAAACGTCGGGTTCGGATTTCATTAACCAGTAATTCATAGTGTGTTCCAGTCAGGTTTTTTAGTGATTCAGGTAAATTTAATAATGGTTTTTTCATTGACCAGTGCATCAAGTTTGATGTCCCAGTCATCACTTGGCAATGTGATCGCGCTTTGTGTGCTGTGCGCAACGCCAAGTTTAATGAGTTTATGTGCATGCCTATTATTTTTAACACGACTCGAAAAATATCGATCGTAATAACCGGCTCCCATGCCCAAACGGTTACCGGATTGATCGTAGGCCAAGAGCGGCACCAGAATCAGGTCTAATGCGTCTGGTTTCGTGTCAGGAGTTTCATCGGTTTGTGTTATACCAGGGCAAACCGGTTCCGGAATCCCGAAACGATTAGTTACCAGCTCGGTCTGTGTCTCCCAGGGCATGAACTCCATGGTCCTGGAGTCGGGCTGAGGTGCGATTACTGGCAGATACAAGGATTTACCGTCTGCGCGAGCCTGGCTAATGAACTCACTCAGAGATATTTCATCCGGCAGGGAGGCATAAACCCCGATGTGCTGTGCTTGTTGATAAAGCGTGCTGCTGCACAGGCGTGCGGCAATCTGCTCTGCCGCGCGCAGCCGCTCGGACGTGCTTAAGTTTTGACGATGGCTGCGAAAGTGCTGACGCAATTGAGTCTTGGCGCTGGAAGGATTGCTCAAGTTTGTGTTTCGCAGTATGGGTTCGAAGTATGGGGAGTTAGGAATCAGGCTTCAGACTATAACCGAATTTATGAATGCATTTCCCGCCTGTGCCGTGACTTACCGTTGCTCTCGATCCGGAGCAATAAGTGGGGTATGTCGTGACATCGTAGGCTTTCTGGCAACAGACGTGCTCAATAACGCCGACAGAGCCGTACCCCGAAGTTGTTAATTAGGGTCGAAAGTTCTGCGATAAATCTCGAACACCGCAGGAAATACCATGCAAGTATAACGCTTTGGGAGGATTTGTGAAAATGCTTGTTATTGTTGCAAAGGCAACGGACCAGTCATTACCCGTCCGGATAACAAGATTTATTATAAGTCGAGGGCCTTGTTTGGGTCGCCCAAGGCAGTCTGAATGCGATCGCGAATAGAACGCAAACGCGCAGTCACTTCAGAATCTTTTTCTTCATTAAGTTGGCCGCTTGAGGCTTTAAGGCGCACCACTTCATGCGCCAGATTAAGCGCTGACATCACGGCGATACGATCCAGACCGATTACCTTGCCGCTGTCGCGGATGTCGCGCATTCGGGTATTCAACAGTTCGGCCGAATCGAGTAACTCGGTACGTTCTTCCGGCGGGCAGGCGATGTCGTATTCTTTTTCCAGAATTTTAATTTTGATCTTGCTTAGGTTACTCATGGCCGTTCCGATAGTCAGGTTGCGTAGAAGTTACAGATAGATACAACATTTAGAGGTTTTGTTCCATGCCTTTGAGGCGATTGATCATGGCTTCAACCCGGGTGCGAACCTGCTCGTTCTTTTGTAACAGGCCGGCTCGCTCATTCACCAGAGAGTCCTGACGACGTTTAAGCGAATCGTTTTCTTCGCGCAATTTGTCGCACGCATGGATGAGGTCATTGAGTTTGTCTTCCAGGCGCTCGATCTCTTGTTCGAATAATTGCCCGACCTGGGAGTTTTTTACGGATGTGTTCATGCTAAATAATATAGGCTGCAAGCCAGCTTAGGTCAATAAGTTAACGCCAATTCTAGTGTTTTTTTAGTCTCGGTGTTTGATTTCCCGCGATTCTTACCGGATTCGAGTGGATTTTTTGCTCATTTTCGCTGACCAGACTGGGTTCACGCCGCGGTCAGTGTTAGCATGCCCGCCTGAAGCAACGGCTCATGAAGCTGACGCGCAGGAATTGGAAATATTATGAGACATTTAGATGTGGTGCCGGTGTATGCCGAACTGTTGAGTTGTGTGGACTATTGCGAGCAAGCGCAATCGGTGGCCGAGATCCATGGCATGTTATGTGGCCTGTTGTGTCGGGATGCCTTTATTGGTCCGAGTCGCTGGATTCCGGTCTTGCAACTGGAAGGCGAGCCACAGGATGAACGTTACCAAATGGTGCGTGGTCAACTGGAAGAATTGTTGGCGCATTCAGCCCGCATGCTTAACCAGATCGAGACCGAGTTTTATCCGGTCTTGCCCGACGACGACGAGTCCTTGCAATGGCGAATCAAGGAGCTGGCGCACTGGTGTCAGGGTTATTTATTTGGATTCTCCAATTACCGCGCATTGGCATCGGACACCCGGGCATTTGATTATGAGGATCCCGAAGATGAATTCGAACTCGAAGAGATCAAATTAAAGGCCGCGCAAGCTGCCCAGACGGAATTACAACAAGAGTTGGCCGAGCTTGATGCTGAATCCGACAAGCAACAGGAATTTCCCGAAACCGTGGAGGAGATCTTGCGTGACTTTGCCGAACTCGCGCGTGCCGGACATCAGGACGATGCCCTGGATGAAACTGATGAAGCAGCCTTTATGGAATTACTCGAATATCTCCGCGTGAGTGTGCAATTGGTGTTTGAAGAAATGGCTGGCCAGCACCTTCAGGGTCGCGAGGAAAAGATTGAAGTCGATCCCATGTATCAACTGGATTCCGATAATGACATCGTGCACTAAACGCCTAAAGCGAGTATTAAACTTAGTATAATTAAACCCGTAAATCTCACCAGACAATCATAGCAAGGCCCCACAGACCTATGGATACCAAAGAATTCGCCAAACGCCGTAAAACCTTAATGCAGATGATCGGCCATAACGGCATTGTGATCTTGCCCGCGGCGACCGAAAAAACCCGTAACAGCGATGTGCATTATCGTTATCGTCAAGACAGTGATTTTCATTACTTGACCGGCTTTCCCGAGCCAGAAGCGGTGGCGGTGCTCGTACCACAGGGTCGTTCGCATAAATACATCCTGTTTTGTCGTGACAAGGACAAAGTGCGCGAAACCTGGGACGGTCGTCGCGCTGGTCAAAAAGGCGCGATCAAGGATTACGCCGCCGATGAGGCCTATTCCATCAATAAACTCGACAGCCATTTATCACGTTTACTGGGTGAGTATGAACGGGTGTTTTACACCATGGGCAAAGAGCCCGATTTTGATCACCGCATTATTAATCTGGTTAATGCCATAAAACAAAACACCAAATCCGGACAACATCCGCCACAGGAATTTGTTGCACTGGATCATTATCTGCACGATATGCGTTTGTTCAAATCCCCAGCCGAGATCAAGGTGATGAAGCACTCGGCGCGTATAGCGGTCGGGGCACACAAACGCGCCATGCAAGTGGTGCAAGTTGGCATGAATGAATGCGAGATTGAAGCCGAATTTGTGCACGAATTTAAAAAACACGGCGCCGATATTTCCTATTCCCCGATCGTGGGCGGTGGCGACAATAGCTGCATACTGCATTACAACGAGAACAATCAGATTTTAAAAGACGGTGACTTGTTATTAATTGATGCCGGTTGCGAATACGATCTTTACGCGTCAGACATTACCCGTACTTTTCCTGTCAATGGCAAATTCAGTGACACCCAGCGCGCCATTTACGACATCGTTCTATCGGCACAAGAAGCGGCCTTCGCCGCCATCAAGCCGGGCAACAGCTGGATCGCACCACACGAGGCGGCAGTAAAAGCCGTGGCCAAGGGCCTGAAAAAGGTTGGTTTACTCAAAGGCACACTCAGCGAGATCATCAAAAGCGAAGCCTATTTCAAATTCTTTATGCACAAGACCGGGCATTGGCTGGGTATGGATGTGCACGACGTTGGTGACTACAAAGTAGAAGACCACTGGCGCGTTCTGGAGCCCGGTATGGTGCTCACGGTGGAACCGGGCATTTATATTCCGGCCGGCAGCAAAGGCGTAGCGAAAAAATGGTGGAACATCGGCGTGCGTATTGAAGACGATGTACGGGTTACCCGCAACGGCTATGAAATTCTCAGCAAGGGCTTGCCACGTTGCGCCGACGACATCGAAGCATTGATGGCCAAAGGTGCTGCTGGACGGGCAAAAATACCGACCGTAAAGTCTGCAACTTCGGGATCAGCCAAGACCAAGGCCAGGCGTAAAAAAGCCGCCTGATATGTCACGTCTCAAGCACGATGTGGTCATTGTCGGTGCCGGCATGGTGGGATTAAGTCTGGCCAATTCGCTGGCCGACTTGCCACTCTCCATTGCCCTGATCGAAACGCAGGCGATTCCCGATCTGAACCAGGACTCCGACAATCCCACCGACTGGAATACGCAAGACTATGCCTTACGCGTTTCAGCCATCTCGCCAGCCAGTCAACAAGTGTTACAACAAGCCGGTGCCTGGGACGCCATTCAATGTCGT harbors:
- a CDS encoding TIGR02449 family protein, which gives rise to MNTSVKNSQVGQLFEQEIERLEDKLNDLIHACDKLREENDSLKRRQDSLVNERAGLLQKNEQVRTRVEAMINRLKGMEQNL
- a CDS encoding UPF0149 family protein — protein: MRHLDVVPVYAELLSCVDYCEQAQSVAEIHGMLCGLLCRDAFIGPSRWIPVLQLEGEPQDERYQMVRGQLEELLAHSARMLNQIETEFYPVLPDDDESLQWRIKELAHWCQGYLFGFSNYRALASDTRAFDYEDPEDEFELEEIKLKAAQAAQTELQQELAELDAESDKQQEFPETVEEILRDFAELARAGHQDDALDETDEAAFMELLEYLRVSVQLVFEEMAGQHLQGREEKIEVDPMYQLDSDNDIVH
- a CDS encoding M24 family metallopeptidase, with protein sequence MDTKEFAKRRKTLMQMIGHNGIVILPAATEKTRNSDVHYRYRQDSDFHYLTGFPEPEAVAVLVPQGRSHKYILFCRDKDKVRETWDGRRAGQKGAIKDYAADEAYSINKLDSHLSRLLGEYERVFYTMGKEPDFDHRIINLVNAIKQNTKSGQHPPQEFVALDHYLHDMRLFKSPAEIKVMKHSARIAVGAHKRAMQVVQVGMNECEIEAEFVHEFKKHGADISYSPIVGGGDNSCILHYNENNQILKDGDLLLIDAGCEYDLYASDITRTFPVNGKFSDTQRAIYDIVLSAQEAAFAAIKPGNSWIAPHEAAVKAVAKGLKKVGLLKGTLSEIIKSEAYFKFFMHKTGHWLGMDVHDVGDYKVEDHWRVLEPGMVLTVEPGIYIPAGSKGVAKKWWNIGVRIEDDVRVTRNGYEILSKGLPRCADDIEALMAKGAAGRAKIPTVKSATSGSAKTKARRKKAA